In Lolium rigidum isolate FL_2022 chromosome 3, APGP_CSIRO_Lrig_0.1, whole genome shotgun sequence, the genomic window ATGAACTTCTTTGCTACTTTTTTCACAACATTATTGATTTCAACAGCAGCATCCTTACAGTGTTTGTGTTTCATATGGgcatgactttttggtccatggtgaagtcagaagaaggaatatcatgaaggccggattggtggactgactaAAGAAGGTTCAAGTCAATGTGATGATGAGGGATCTGATTGGCGTTTCGGGCTTGCAGCagcggtatgcatgtgggggcggcagcacacctctcagggtgaaaacccaaggtctggccttaactggttgtgtctggcaatgttcttgttggaggtattgttttgagagtggggactatcttcagggagaaatcctaagacctttggtcgggcgacgacggcgctggtgcaatgtttccttcttggaggcgtcgcttttggagagtctgtacttcaggtgttgtcatggtggtggttgtgttgttgttgctaggtctagaaggctgtagcgggacttttatttcttagttttcttttctcttttttggctgtgtgcatccttactGTCATtaggtggggcgttgttgcagagactgggtgtaattggtatcttttgatattaatatattccctttatcgaaaaaatgggcATCTTTATCGGTCCGACGCAGCGGATCGTGGCTATTTGTTTTGGTCCGCGCGTGCCGAAGGACAGACAAGACTTAGCCTAGAGGTGGCAAACAGACGAAGACGTCCTCGGCGACTCATTCCCAGCCTAAATTTGGGCTTGAAATGCGTCGCGCGTCCCCTGTTCTATTCCGTGGCCCCACCTGCCAGTGGCACACAAAGCCACCCCTCTGCCGCCCCCACTCCAATTTTCGCCTGCACGAATTCCAAAGCCCTCGTCCACCGCCTTTGCCCCCGCCATAGGACACAGCCGCATGGAGGTTGCCCCTACCGCCTACCGCAAGGTCAAGGCTAAGGCCCCGAAGAAAGAGATGACGTCGGCGGAGGGGGCGCCTGAGACCCAAAAGCGCGGTGGCCGACGCGTCGCTGTGAGGGCAAAGAAGGGCGAGGCAGGCCGCCAGTGCCTCCTCAACAAGCTCGGTCACGTTCGCGGCCACAATGCTACCTCTGCTGCCACGGCTGTGTACTATGTATGGGGGAACGCCGTGCCCCGTCCATCATGTCCAGGTGTCGTCTTGGCTCGATGGGTCGCAATTGTCGGTTGCCAGAGACCATGTTCTTGCAGGGAGGCATGACACTGCCCGTCCTTGACCTCAACATGTAGTGTTGTGCCCAGCAATTCAGTCCTGGCGGCCGTGAAGAGGCCACGGGTGGTCCCGCCGACGAACATGCACGTGCGTGCAAGCTGTTCGAGGGAGTGCCACTCCCGAGCCGGACGACTCGGTATGGTCAATACCTCTATGTCCTTCATTCATTTGCATTTGAGAGCGCCTTGTGATGTCCAATTATGTGAAGGCGTATTATGCCAAGGACTACGAGGCCTAGATGCACGTCCTAATCAATGGCGACGACCAAATGGGAATATAGAAACTATGCTGTAGTAAAAAATAACAACATTGATGACACCAAATTAATATAATTAGATCTATCTTAAATTCAACTTTATAATATAGAAATTGTGCTGTTACTTCTTTGTGAAGAAGTTGATCTAACACTTGAAATATATCTAACTTAAGACAAAAGACAAACGTGCAATCATTCACCGCCAGAGGTAGTAGTAGTATTTATTTTTGAGTCATATACAATTTTGGTACCACAACTTGTATCAGATGTGCAGTTTAGTACCACATCTTGCAAAACGTGAACCTACGGTACCACAACTTGTATTAAGGGAGCAAATAGGTACCAAGTCATTCTAGAGTGGACATGTGGCATTGTAAATTTTGCACAAACACCCCTATATTATTTTTTATGGCGCATGTCTCCTTGGCGATGCCTTACAGGCAGGTCCCACCTATCAGTGTATCAGTGTACAAAGagataaaaataattaaaaacgcATGTGTGAGACGGGATATTGAACACAAGACCTCATACTGTCAAGCTATATACATGAACACCACCAGAACGCACGATCATTTGTGCTGAATTATAAGCCATCTTATATTTATACTCTCTCTGAACGCATAAACACACGTCCAAGcgcatggccgtgctattcccatGCAATTGTatgctgagggcatctccaacggggtgtGACCGTTTGCGCCCGTCGTAATCCAAAATACGACTGGGTCCTttttcagcggggcgacgcaaagtgatcgggccgttcgccgacgcaaatctggcccaaatatgcgccagattTGCATCTCCACGGACGCACCGCGTCGCGCCGCGGTCACGCCGAGCGTCCTCATTTTCCCACCTGGTCCCGtaagtcagggacagcgaaatcgactgcttcgatttgcttcttttcccccttttttgctgccctagtgcgacgccaccatccCAACCCCACCCATCACCGTCCCGCCATAGCGTCGTGGTACTCGCTGTCTGACTAGGTTCTCGCCATGCGGgggagcaggatcgtactcggaaTTGGCTCCAGCCTATCGACTGTTTTGGGGCCAAACTATCCGGCGTCCCTGATGCTCTGCTGGCCTCTCCCATGTTGCAGTGGCGCCTATTTGGGGAGCACCGGGTGAATATGTTCTTACTCCCGTATACGTGTCGTGGTGGTTCTGCCGCCCATTTCCTTCACGAGCACCATGGCCACCTGCACATGCACATCGTACTGTCGCGTGCGTACTAGTTTTTGCCATGTGGCCGGCGTGCTAAAGTATACGTATAGGTTAAATCTTATAGATCCTACGAACGGTTTACAGCTGCGATGGCAAGAATCTGTCTTTGGGAGGCAAGGGTGCTGTGTTCGAATCTCTGCTCATGTATTTTTTAGCTCTTTCTTTGTATACTGACAGGTGGGATCCACTTGTACCTGTTCACCAGCAAAATTATGTGGGTGTTTGTGCAAAAATTAGAACGCCACATGTCACCTCTAAAATGACTTGGTACCTATTTGCTCCCTTAATACAAGTTGTGGTACCGCAGGTTCACGTTTTGCAAGATATGGTACTAAACTGCACATCCGATACAAGTTGTGGTACCAAAAACGTATATAACTCTTTATTTTTCTACAGAGTCAAACAAACTCTATCAACTTAAACTTGACTAGACCAAAATTAAACGATGCGGTCAGAGATTCAACGCTGCTGATCGGTCCCGTTTGGGTGCTGGGCGAGGACTTGGACCCCTGGAATTAAACATGACTAACCAGTTTTTCTGGTCATAGTTATTGCCCGCTTTATTCCGCTGACCAACCACTACCTCTGAACGTCTGCATtgacaagaaaataaaaaaagaaaagcatGGCCGTACCCCGCACGACATGCTACTCGATTAatagtttttttaattttaattttgaatCCTTCATATATTGGAGCGCAAGCTAAGCCTGGCCTCCGACTCCTGCCATCTCCTTCCCATCCCGTGTGGATTCCTCGTGAGCCCGATAGCGAGAGGGAGAGAGCACGCGTCGCGTACGAGAGGAGAGAGGGACGATGGCGGCTGCCGCGATGAAGTACCTGGTGCAGGTGGAGGAGGGGCGGgaggcggcgccggaggagggCGGCGCGCCGTCGGCCGGCCCCGCCTACCGCTGCGCCgcggggggcggcggcgcgtcgcCGCCCGCCGTGCCGGGGCTCGAGTCCTGCTGGGACATATTCCGGTATGCTGCCGATCGATTTGATCTTAATATCTTATTTCTCCCTCTTGAAAAATACTTCCAAAGTTCATATTTTTCGGTTGGTCTCTCGATAGATCGTAGATCCGCCGTCGCCTCTGAATTCCACACGAACGAATTTCAGGCTGGGTGCCGATTTTTGCCCCATCATCCACGCCACCACGTAGATAGCTTGGGAATTCCTTCGAGCAGTGCCGCAATGCGACCGCAATTTGCCAGTACCAATGCGTGCACGATTCCCTGCCGAAGAAAAAAATGCGTGCACGGTCCGCTATTTTAATATATACGCAAGTGGTGCACGTGACTGTTACGGTCCTGGGTGCTTTTCTGATCTGGCAAAATACATCCAATCTCAGCATGGAGAAACGTAGGGTTGCTGGGTGCCAGTCCTGGCGGGTGAATTTGATCAAGTGCGTTGGAGCGGTTCAATGCAGTCATGCATCATATAGCCGGATATAATAGTACATAACTGCATGAATCTGATGCCACTAGAAGAACTTACATAATAACAAATCATAGGCGGATGAAAGACAACAAAGGGAGGGCGTCAACCATGTTTTGCCCTGTGGTGTTTGCAAAGTTGTGGGAATAAATATTGTCATGCTGAACTAAAAGGAGCAGCTCCATCGGTATGATAGTACAGAACTGCAACCAAACAGCTGAAAAACGCAATGCTGATACGACTTCTACCTATTTCATAGCCAGCATTATCCTTATGTCCAGTTTACATCTGAAACAGGAAACCAAACTATAGCACAACAGGGAATTAATTCTGAATGCTGAAGATCATATCCAATCTGTATAAGAAATCCTTGTAATTCTCTCCGAAGAAATGTCGTCAATTTCCTTCTAATAATATGCTTGTTTGCGCATGTGCACAGTTTGTCTGTGGAGAAGTACCCTGGTAACCCCATGATGGGCCGCCGTGAGATCGTGGATGGAAAGGTTGTTCAATGGCTCTCTCAGTTTATCAAACTAGATTCCATATGCTCAGCTTTGTTCCAGTGGATTGATTTGCCGTCTTCTCTCTTGTGTTAATTTTATATCAGGCTGGCAAGTACACATGGGTGACTTACAAAGAAGTATATGACACTGTGCTCAAGGTGGGGGCTTCAATTCGGAGCTGTGGCGTCGGCAAGGTATGCACTTGCAGCGTTGTGGGCATTTGATGCTTGTTCAGTGATCTTGCGCACCTGACCTGATCCTTTTTCGTTGTGATAACGCTGGGAAGTTGGGAACAGTTCTTTGCCCCTTCCCGTATTTTTATGTACTATATGCTTAGTGCTTAGTATTATCCAGAAACTTCTTGCTGATTGGTTGATCCTTGATCATCTTCAGGGAGGACGATGTGGCATCTACGGAGGCAATTCCCCTGAGTGGGTTGTCAGTATGCAGGTAAACCATACATATAAGCACTGTATGCATTAACAATTCTTAATAAATATGAAAAATGGATTTTAATGCAACACCACAATGGTTTCATCCATGTTCATTGCACACATTGCTACGAGATGTTTAGTCCAATTTGTGTGCCCTAacattctattttttttttttaaatgaccCCCCTTTTTGCTACAAGTCCTATGCAAAACTTTCATGTTCTGCCCAAAGGGAAAAAATAGTTTGTTAATACATATTCTCATATTTTGTCAACTTTTTTCATCCTTTAAGAAGAAAACACGGAAATAAATTGTATATTATTCCTCTTAAAATAATATTTCATTGATATTTCTCTGAAGAACAGTTCCTGTATCTTTTGTCTACCAGATTACAACTTAGCAATGCTGTCACTGTTTCCTTATCACTAAGGTTCCTCTTTGCTTAATATTTCAGGCCTGCAATGCACATGGCCTTTACTGTGTTCCATTGTATGACACACTTGGTAAGTTTTTCCTGGTTTCACTGTGTGTTTCAAAAACTAATGATATCTAGATTGTCTTGTTAATTTGCAAAGCAACTATGAGTGTGTCAGAATTTTTGTTTTAATAGTTAACGATTGCGTGTTGACATTTCCGATCAATTGATGTGAATAGGTGCCGGGGCAATAGAATTTATATTGTGCCATGCAGAGGTTGAAATTGCTTTTGTGGAGGAGAAGAAGATTGAAGAGGTACATTTCTCCTCTTGAACACCAGCTAGTTTAATTATAAGTTACCTATACGAGGAAGCATGTTTTAGTAAGATTAACAATATGTCTATGTAGCTAATTTTGCTGCGTCTGTAAAGAATCTTTTTCAAAGCAATCAACTACAGTAAAATGACTATCTACCTCGCATAATAGTCTCGAGTTTATATTCCCTACAAAATCTTGTTGTAAATTCTATAATAATGAGGTGGTTTCCTAATAATCACGCAAGGAGATTGTAAGATATGACATCCAAATGTTTTAGTTGATTTATTAGAATAATCATAGCACAGTGCTTTTTGAAGTTGGCGACTTTATGAAGAAAATACATGTGATCTACCTTGTGTTTTGAGCGCTTCAAAGATTTTTTGGGGTTACCGTTTCAGGTACTCAAGACATTACCTAATGCAGCCAAGTTCTTGAAGAGTGAGTTAGAGATGATCtctatcagtgttattaagttaTAATGTCATGTATATGTTTTGTTGATATGGTCACATTTTGTTTTCAGCAATTGTGAGCTTTGGTAAGGTCAGTCCTGACCAGAAGGAAAAGGTTGAGCAGAACGGCTTGTCCATCTACTCATGGACCGAGTTTGTTCTAAAGGTAAGGTTCTCACTTCCTCAGAAAACTGTTTTGTTGAGTGTTACTCTGCTGATATAGCAAATGTACCTTTTCTTATTTGGGGCCTCAAAGTAAATGTAGTCCCTAGCCCAAAAGAGGAAGGCTCAACTAAAAAGAAATCCTTCTTAAAAAAGGAAGGGGCTCAACTTGGGCTGggctttttaaaataaaaaacctTGTCCTTGACTCGCAGATGTAGGATAGCTTTTCTAAACTGCGTCACCAAACTGATTCCTTCTTGGTGGAGATAGGTCGGTCCTGGACTCCTGGTCCAACCTAAGTCAGTTCGAACCTGATGGGTTGTTCAGTCGTGTTACTTGTATCTTTCTCTTTTATTCAAAGAAAAGAGTGGAAAGGAAGAAAGCTGGTGTTGAGAAATGGGAAGTGGGCTATATCTCCCTTGTGCCTTCCTTCCCTACGCGCTGCAGGAAGACAGATGGCATGGGATGCCTTTGTGTGAGAAATCCAACCCTCAAAATGACATACACAAAGTTGACTAGTTGATGCGAAGTCATCAACTTTATGTAGAGTCTTACGGGAATCCTTGTGAGCAATATGATTTGATATCTATCTGACACTAGAATGACTAACTTTTTTCTGTTACACCTGCAGGGAGATGGAGCTGAAGAGAAGTATGAACTTCCTCCAAAGGAAAAGGCCGACATATGCACAATAATGTACACTAGTGGAACAACTGGTGATCCTAAGGGAGTTTTAATCTCCAATAAGAGCATCATCGCCATTGTTACAGCAGTAGACGAGTTCCTTAGCAATTCAAATGAAGAGGTACAGCTTATTCATGTTTCACAGCAGCTTCCTGTACCATTGAGAtatcttttcatttttctgaCTCTGATTTCACTGTACCAGATTCGCTCGGACGATGTTTACATTTCTTATCTTCCGCTTGCCCATATATTTGACCGTGTGATCGAGGAGGTGTTCATTCACCACGGCGCCTCAATTGGATTCTGGCGTGGAGTAAGGACGAGAGACACATACCTTTCAATACTTGTTGCTTTCTTCATGTCAACGCAGCACATTTTGATTCATAAGTATTTTGCTTTAGGATGTCAAACTCTTGGTTGAAGACATTGGAGAACTCAAGCCAACAATATTCTGTGCTGTTCCACGTGTGCTTGACAGAATCTATGGAGGTACTGCATTAAATTTAAAGAAGCATTACTGTTCAACAACCCAAACATAATATGTATGTTCTACCATTCGGGCAGATGATAACGTTGCATTGCTTTTGTGATTTAGGACTGCAAGATAAAGTTTCAACTGGTGGTTTCCTAAAAAAGACAGTCTTCAATGTTGCTTACAAATAGTAAGCTTTTGTAATGTccaatcaataaagtagcatctaCTCTCTGACATGGTGATCATACTCTTAATCTTTTATTCTGAACTTCAAATGGTTCTGCAGCAAACAAGGGAACATGATAAAGGGAAGCAAGCATGAAGATGCAGCTGCTATTTTCGACAAACTAGTCTTCGCCAAGGTATaacaaaacaagaaaaacaagtagaaGTTCAATTCTTCCATAAACTatctgatgtttatgctaaattcaGCTTAATCTTATGTTACAACTTTAGGTGAAACGAGGATTAGGTGGCAGAGTACGAGTAATTCTATCTGGTGCAGCTCCTCTATCTAATCATGTCGAGGAGTTTCTGCGTGTGGTTACATGCTCCCATGTTCTTCAGGGCTATGGTATGCTTAGGAAGCCATTTATATCATGAATTATACTACTGAATTCAGAAAAGCAAAATTTTGAGCAGTTTCTGAGATACCTGACTAATTGAATttcctttgctttttttttgTACAGGTCTCACCGAGACATGTGCTGGGTCTTTTGTCTCCTTGCCAAATAACATGTCCATGCTGGGAACCGTCGGCCCTCCAGTCCCATATGTGGAAGTGCGCCTAGAATCTGTTCCTGAGATGGGATATGATGCATTATCAAAAGAATCACCCCGTGGAGAGATTTGCATCAGAGGGGACACCTTATTCTCAGGGTACTACAAGCGAGAAGACCTCACCAAGGAAGTCTTGATTGATGGCTGGTTCCACACAGGTATGATGTCACTCagtcaagcatggccaagggaaaCCAATATTTCATAGACATCTTCGCCATAAGTGATACTAAAACAGACACTTGACCTGCTAATACAAGGATCTTTGACATGTCCATCTTTCTGAATGCTTCttctgtggtgtgtcatactgtaGGAGACGTTGGTGAGTGGCAGCATGATGGAAGCATGAAGATCATCGACCGAAAGAAGAACATCTTCAAGCTCTCCCAAGGAGAATATGTCGCGGTCGAGAATCTAGAGAACATATTTGGTCAAGCTCCTAATGTGGATTCGGTACATTCCGCGGACAACCCTTCACCCACTAATTTGCTCTTGGGAGTTCTCCAGCATATATCGAATTCTGTTGGCTATACTCAGTGACTTCGAATATCTGCAGATTTGGGTGTACGGAAACAGCTTTGAATCTTGCCTTGTTGCGGTTGTCAACCCCAACAAGCAAGGCCTGGAACGATGGGCAGAGTCAAACGGGGTAAGCGGAGACTTTGCCTCGATATGCGCAAATCCTAAAGCGAAAGAGTTCATCTTGGAGCAGCTGAGCAAAACTGGCAAAGAAAAGAAGGTGAGATGTTAACCTGGCTACTAGTACAGAACATGCcacattttataaaaaaaaatgccTCATTTGGTGACCTCAGCAGATATATATGATACATCATCGTTTTTGTGATCTTATTGCAACAGCTCAAAGGCTTTGAGATGATCAGGGCTGTTCATCTTGAGTCGGTGCTCTTCGACATGGAGCGTGACCTCATCACCCCAACTTACAAGAAGAAGCGGCCACAGCTCCTCAAATACTATCAGGTATTGTTGATATCTGCAATTCATCAATATTTGTACTTTGCATTGTACATTTCAAGTTAATTTGTAGTATTATCCATCCGACCTCGGTGCCAATTTTTCTACAGGGCATCATTGATGACATGTATAAGAGCATGAAGTAGGCTGGACTGATCACAACAAGGCAAATCAAACAGGAGCTTAGCAGACCTTATCAAAGTTGCATGTTATTCTTAACTTAAGTGTGGATGAAAATTAATACATAGTAGCATCAGCtagtctagttttttttttttactattttctccttGAACATGAAAGAAAACGAATACTTGGATTATGTACATATGAAAGTGGCTCTGTCATGAGTTGTTCAGATCATATCATCTGTGCTAAAAATTTGTTATCACATTGTTGTTTTTCTATTAAGATGAAAGATGTCAAGGACCAATGAGTCAAAGTTTTACTGTCTCAAGTAATAGGTCCAAATAAATTTTTACTGCATTATATCATGGTTTTGATTTCACCTTTTGGCACTCATCATCCTGAAGCGTATACTTAAATGGTGTTGTAATTCCTAAATAACCTACACCAGAGACAGTAAAACACAAGAGCATTTATATGTGTTCAACTAAAACACTTTTTTTTGTTGCTGTAGTTTAGTTCGACCAGCTAAAGCAGCAGAGAAAAATGGGGGATAAGCTTAAATAGCTCGCAGAAGGTTGTGCTTAGGTGTGGCCGATTTTTTTATATATACATTATTAAAATCCTTCTGGATTTCCTCATTGATTGTATACTTTTTTCACACAATCAACTTCCAATCAGACAAATTTGTTCATGAACCTTAAATTCCTGAATAAACAATCTGCCAAGGCAAGTAGTTTAGCTGTGTACCCTACCGGCTTGGTCGGGTCACTAGTCTTGGGTGCATCCATATTGCTATTTTCAACAAAATCGAGGAAAAATGACGTCATTTTTGGATCGTAGAACATCGAACACAGAGGAGAAAGATTACATGATTTGTATAATTGATATAGAAGTGGCACCCTGTTTAGATGCATCCTGAAACTATAGTTTTCGAGGGCAACATATCATAAGGCTAGCGCACAAACAACCGCATGTCTGAAAGAAAAACCTAGCGGCCGCCTGTCTCCTCCATCTCCGTGCCACATGGATGGGTCCCCACCTCCTCCACTCTAACGGTGGGAGGGGTGGAGACCTCGGAATTGCTCTTGGCGTTGTAGTATGGTCCCTTTTTTGCGGGTAGTTAGATCCCTAAAGTTAGGGTTTGGTCAACCGGCAACAAAATTCCTGTGCGGAAGAAGAGGATGGTTCCCCTGTCTCCGTGTTCACCTTGTCGGTGGCGATCTCGTCAGTGGCGTTAAGGAGGGTGGGGAATCATCTGGCTGCTGCTCCTATGGAGCGGTGGATCTGGTATTGTCTACGTGTCTTGCATGTTTGGTGAGTAAATTTAGATCGATTAGTGAGAGCATTTCTTGGATCTCATGAACAATGTCAAGCCGGCTCTAGTAGGGCGGCGACGACAACTCCTTTTAGCGGCGATAGTGGTCACAAGAAGGTCTAAAGATTTATATATAATTTTTAATTATGTTTGTGCTGCACAAGAATATTTGAAACTGCCCCACTCGTTTGTGGGCTGAATTCGGGCGTTCCTTTTCCCGATCCAAGCGAAGACAGAAAGGAACTACAAGGGCGCGGCGACCAggcgtcgccggcggcgcagGTACGGCGTCTCTCCCGCCCTCCTCTTCCCTGCCATGTCTCTTCGGCCACTCTCCCACCGTTCTCCGCCGAGCTTCCCTCCCCTTTCCTCTCGCGTCCCCCTCAAACGCTCCTACCAACCCTAAATCGCCCAGCTAACCACCGGCCTCCCCCCAACTCGCATCCGCCTCTCCTCCAATCGCCCAGCAGAGCCGGAGGCCGGCCGAGCTTGGCCGCCTCGGCCTCTACCCTAGTCGTCCTCCCCCTGCTCGAATCCCTAGACGGGATCACTGAATTTCTTCTAGGTGTTTCCAGTGGTCGAAGCTGTCCATAATTTTACTGCATTGCAAATTACATACCACACAGGTTTAAACTGTGTAGGCAGATGTTTGAATCAGATATTTTACACTCGTGTTCAATTATTAACGTACCTACCTCCTTTTTGCTTTTGCGAATGAGAGTACCTCCTGTTAGGCACACATCACTGCACTGGCCGAACACGTATGTGCTAATAACAATATctatttatttttgttatttCTTAATTCTTACCGATTATTTTCATGTTAAAGAAAATACTTCAACTACAACCATATGTAGCACTTGATGTTCTACATAGGATATCTGACAATAAGGACACCTCCCCTATCATTGAAGAAGGCACCAGTGCATTGACACCAGAAATCAATCTGTTTAAGCAAACAGAGTTTGGAGGCCGCATAAAACTAGTCCATCTCCCCTGTCATTGAAGAAGGATATCTCACTACTACTTTCTTGCATTGTAGCCTATAACGAGGAAGAAACTGGCAAAGAAGCGCCGGAGGGAGGCGAGCAGATGGAAGGAGCCAAGGCAGCGGTGGAGCCGCCAGCGGGCGGGCAGCTGGAATCGGCGCTCCTCCAGATCATGCAGCAACACCACAACCAATCCATCCGCCAGCGCCAACAAACCGGTAACAATCAACCAATCGTCTCTTCAACGGTGATCGGCGACCCAATCTTTTCTTGCTAATAACTTTGCACACAATGCGCACACAGAGAGGGTGAAGAAGAATGCCATGAGGAGCGCGTCACGGGTCGCCGGCCACCTCGTGGAAGCCGTTGATGGTGGCGTGCAGGAGCTCTTCGTCAACGAGAAGCGCATCGAGCTAGAGGCCCGCGCCCTGCTGGGAACCATCACACGGTACAGGAAGCAGACCGACCAGTGGCTCGCTGCCACCAATGCGGTCAACTCGGTCCTAAAGGTATGTATACTCTGCTGCTGCCCTCTATGTTCTTGTTTAATCCTTAGTTTTCCTTAACAATATTGCTATTATGCAGAAAATGGATTTGCCTAATTCACATGTTGTAACAATTTTATGCATTATTCTTTTGTATGACATAGCCATGATATTCATTGCGACATCGGGTCAGTTTAACGATGTAGGTATAGAACATTGGCATGGCATTATGAAACATGCTATGTGGTAGACTACTAGTAAGCTATTCAGCAGAcactgtttttgttttttgtttttttagatgCAGCATACACTGCTGTTTTTATGCAAAACTGAATGTGAATGGCATACTCTATATGTAGTATTAAAAAACTACCACAGTGCGCAGCAGAGTCCTGctgtttccctcaaaaaaaaaaaaggaaaactacCACACTGAAACCTACCTTAAAATGCAGTTGCTAGTTTACAATATTTTGGTTTTATAACCTTTGGCTGCAGTTAATCAGAATCCTACCATTAGCCTGATTAGTGCATGAATATGATGCATATTTTGTGGTCACTATCAGTTTAAAAATGTTGTGATCACTAAGCTAGAAAGGTGAAATGCCGTTAAATCGGTCATGTTTGGCTTTTTGTCTAACAAAAGCTATCATCAGTGCACAACACTGAACTTGAGATGATAATTAGATACCAAATAAATTGAAGGGTGCAGCGCTGAACAAACCACATAATTCCTTTCTCAACCTTCTTATAATTAACTACGTATCACTTGTTATTGCTAAAACATCCCTTCATTATTATGTTTATAG contains:
- the LOC124704057 gene encoding long chain acyl-CoA synthetase 4-like; this translates as MAAAAMKYLVQVEEGREAAPEEGGAPSAGPAYRCAAGGGGASPPAVPGLESCWDIFRLSVEKYPGNPMMGRREIVDGKAGKYTWVTYKEVYDTVLKVGASIRSCGVGKGGRCGIYGGNSPEWVVSMQACNAHGLYCVPLYDTLGAGAIEFILCHAEVEIAFVEEKKIEEVLKTLPNAAKFLKTIVSFGKVSPDQKEKVEQNGLSIYSWTEFVLKGDGAEEKYELPPKEKADICTIMYTSGTTGDPKGVLISNKSIIAIVTAVDEFLSNSNEEIRSDDVYISYLPLAHIFDRVIEEVFIHHGASIGFWRGDVKLLVEDIGELKPTIFCAVPRVLDRIYGGLQDKVSTGGFLKKTVFNVAYKYKQGNMIKGSKHEDAAAIFDKLVFAKVKRGLGGRVRVILSGAAPLSNHVEEFLRVVTCSHVLQGYGLTETCAGSFVSLPNNMSMLGTVGPPVPYVEVRLESVPEMGYDALSKESPRGEICIRGDTLFSGYYKREDLTKEVLIDGWFHTGDVGEWQHDGSMKIIDRKKNIFKLSQGEYVAVENLENIFGQAPNVDSIWVYGNSFESCLVAVVNPNKQGLERWAESNGVSGDFASICANPKAKEFILEQLSKTGKEKKLKGFEMIRAVHLESVLFDMERDLITPTYKKKRPQLLKYYQGIIDDMYKSMK
- the LOC124700293 gene encoding biogenesis of lysosome-related organelles complex 1 subunit 1-like, which codes for MEGAKAAVEPPAGGQLESALLQIMQQHHNQSIRQRQQTERVKKNAMRSASRVAGHLVEAVDGGVQELFVNEKRIELEARALLGTITRYRKQTDQWLAATNAVNSVLKEIGDFENWMKIMDFDCKSVNAAIRNIHRS